A genome region from Desulfurispora thermophila DSM 16022 includes the following:
- a CDS encoding 2Fe-2S iron-sulfur cluster-binding protein: protein MSDVKLTINGQPVKVPAGSTILDAAQQLGIFIPTFCHDPSLPGIASCRICVVEVQGNKNLTPSCMAQVREGMMVETDSPAVLEARRTILQLILANHPMDCLTCEKNGDCRLQDYCFLYGVKESGFTGEKHSYPVEDDNPYIIRDMNKCILCAKCVRTCAQVPERAVIDYAFRGFQTKIAPPMDTTLGQSDCVYCGRCVALCPVGALSYKRLKGRGRTWEVQKKPVTCTFCEAGCHFYLVYKDGRVIGVEAAAPAPGRPLCLKGRLGLEFLYMDNPLPPELKVDGEFRPVTWEQALGLAGIMEKLRQAGGSGQE, encoded by the coding sequence ATGTCGGATGTAAAGCTGACAATCAACGGTCAGCCGGTTAAAGTGCCCGCCGGCAGCACCATCCTGGATGCGGCGCAGCAACTGGGGATTTTCATTCCCACCTTCTGCCACGATCCTTCCCTGCCGGGCATAGCCTCCTGCCGCATCTGCGTGGTGGAGGTGCAGGGCAACAAAAACCTGACCCCGTCCTGTATGGCCCAGGTGCGGGAGGGCATGATGGTAGAGACCGATTCACCCGCCGTGCTGGAAGCCCGCCGTACCATCCTGCAGCTGATCCTGGCCAACCATCCGATGGATTGTCTGACCTGTGAAAAGAACGGGGACTGCCGGCTGCAGGACTACTGCTTCCTGTATGGTGTCAAAGAAAGCGGTTTTACCGGTGAAAAACACAGCTACCCGGTGGAAGATGACAACCCCTATATCATCCGGGATATGAACAAGTGCATTCTGTGTGCCAAATGTGTGCGCACCTGTGCCCAGGTTCCCGAGCGGGCGGTGATCGATTACGCTTTCCGGGGCTTTCAGACCAAGATCGCCCCGCCCATGGACACCACCCTGGGGCAGTCGGACTGTGTTTACTGCGGCCGCTGTGTGGCCCTGTGTCCGGTGGGTGCGCTGTCCTACAAGCGTCTCAAAGGCCGGGGGCGGACCTGGGAAGTACAGAAAAAGCCGGTCACCTGCACATTCTGTGAAGCCGGCTGCCATTTCTACCTGGTCTACAAGGATGGCCGGGTCATCGGCGTGGAGGCGGCCGCCCCGGCGCCTGGCCGGCCGCTTTGCCTGAAGGGCCGTCTGGGCCTGGAGTTCTTATACATGGACAACCCGCTGCCGCCCGAGCTGAAAGTGGACGGGGAATTTCGTCCCGTAACCTGGGAACAGGCCCTGGGTCTGGCCGGCATCATGGAGAAGCTGCGGCAGGCCGGGGGTAGCGGACAGGAATAG